From Pongo pygmaeus isolate AG05252 chromosome 1, NHGRI_mPonPyg2-v2.0_pri, whole genome shotgun sequence, one genomic window encodes:
- the LOC129013884 gene encoding small proline-rich protein 2E produces MSYQQQQCKQPCQPPPVCPTPKCPEPCPPPKCPEPCPPPKCPQPCPPQQCQQKCPPVTPSPPCQPKYPPKSK; encoded by the coding sequence ATGTCTTATCAACAGCAGCAGTGCAAGCAGCCCTGCCAGCCACCTCCTGTGTGCCCCACGCCAAAGTGCCCAGAGCCATGTCCACCCCCGAAGTGCCCTGAGCCGTGCCCACCACCAAAGTGTCCACagccctgcccacctcagcagTGCCAGCAGAAATGTCCTCCTGTGacaccttccccaccctgccaGCCAAAGTATCCACCCAAGAGCAAGTAA